In Rhodothermus sp., a single genomic region encodes these proteins:
- a CDS encoding HDOD domain-containing protein, translating into MAAETTLSLGAQRALDVAQTEKLLRGVLIPPRPTLLVEVLEEQGKPDPDLDRIAELISEDVALAASTLKLVNSPLFGLARPVLDIKHAVRMLGVRNITALITGLLLHQAFRNKHGAFMDRFWRRAEAMAQVMVQIARRCPRVLPEEAYALGLFCDCGIPLLLQQFPAYPEIYEAAEREAEVRPFIAVEQERLHTDHAAAGFLLARSWKLPADLCQAILRHHDMLDYYQRAEPDPTVDKLALLLTAQHVLRLCTAQPPAAEWKAVGASVLAYLELEESTLQELAHALHPLDRGG; encoded by the coding sequence ATGGCTGCGGAGACAACGTTGTCGCTGGGTGCCCAGCGTGCTCTGGATGTGGCACAGACCGAAAAATTGTTGCGGGGCGTTTTGATTCCGCCCCGTCCAACGTTGCTGGTGGAAGTGCTTGAAGAGCAGGGAAAGCCAGATCCTGACCTGGACCGTATTGCCGAGCTGATCAGTGAAGATGTGGCTCTGGCTGCCAGTACGCTCAAGCTGGTCAACTCGCCACTTTTTGGCCTTGCGCGCCCGGTGCTGGACATTAAGCATGCCGTGCGGATGCTGGGGGTACGGAATATCACCGCATTGATTACCGGGCTGCTGTTGCATCAGGCGTTTCGCAATAAGCATGGCGCATTTATGGATCGTTTCTGGCGCCGGGCCGAGGCAATGGCGCAGGTTATGGTACAGATTGCGCGCCGGTGTCCGCGCGTGCTTCCTGAAGAGGCCTACGCGCTGGGGCTTTTTTGTGACTGTGGCATCCCGTTGCTACTGCAGCAGTTTCCGGCCTATCCAGAAATCTACGAGGCGGCCGAGCGGGAGGCCGAGGTGCGCCCGTTTATTGCGGTAGAACAGGAGCGTTTGCACACCGACCATGCAGCGGCCGGTTTTCTACTGGCACGCTCCTGGAAGCTGCCGGCCGACTTATGCCAGGCCATTTTGCGCCATCATGATATGCTTGATTACTACCAACGTGCAGAGCCCGATCCCACCGTCGATAAACTGGCCCTGTTGCTGACCGCCCAGCATGTCCTGCGGCTCTGTACTGCGCAGCCGCCTGCGGCCGAATGGAAGGCAGTAGGCGCCTCGGTGCTGGCTTACCTGGAGCTGGAAGAATCGACGCTGCAGGAGCTGGCCCACGCGTTACATCCGCTGGACCGTGGAGGCTGA
- a CDS encoding PfkB family carbohydrate kinase, with translation MSILVIGTVALDSVETPFGAAHRLLGGSATYLALAARYFWPEVRLVAVVGRDFPAAYRAVLERAGIDLEGLMVNEQEDTFAWGGRYHYDLNERDTLYTHLNALASFDPVLPRTYRDSQIVCLGNLDPRLQQRVLDQVEAPAFVICDTMNYWIEQTPEALRAVLRRVDCLVVNDAEARQLAAEPNLIRAARKIQAMGPRIVIIKKGEHGALLFYEEEIFSAPAYPLEDVFDPTGAGDTFAGALAGFLATQQGFDETALRQAVIYGCALASFVVERFGPERLLGLTPEEIARRVAAFRRLTFFPNVDLQTLLALSGSDHAA, from the coding sequence GTGAGCATTCTGGTTATCGGAACCGTTGCCCTCGATTCGGTTGAGACGCCCTTTGGCGCGGCGCATCGGTTGCTGGGCGGCAGTGCCACCTATCTGGCATTGGCTGCCCGCTACTTCTGGCCTGAAGTGCGCCTGGTGGCAGTGGTAGGGCGCGACTTCCCGGCCGCTTACCGAGCAGTGCTGGAGCGGGCTGGCATCGACCTGGAAGGGCTGATGGTCAACGAACAGGAAGATACATTTGCCTGGGGTGGCCGCTATCATTATGACTTGAACGAGCGGGATACCCTTTACACGCATTTGAATGCACTGGCTTCGTTCGATCCGGTGCTTCCGCGGACCTATCGCGATAGCCAGATCGTATGCCTGGGGAATCTTGATCCGCGGCTGCAGCAGCGCGTGCTCGACCAGGTGGAAGCCCCTGCCTTTGTGATCTGCGACACCATGAACTACTGGATCGAACAGACGCCAGAAGCACTACGGGCCGTACTGCGTCGCGTCGATTGTCTGGTGGTGAACGATGCCGAGGCGCGTCAGCTGGCTGCCGAGCCCAATTTGATTCGGGCAGCGCGCAAGATTCAGGCAATGGGCCCGCGTATTGTGATCATCAAAAAAGGCGAGCATGGTGCGCTGCTGTTTTATGAAGAGGAGATTTTTAGCGCACCGGCCTATCCGTTGGAAGACGTGTTTGATCCAACAGGGGCAGGCGATACGTTTGCCGGAGCGCTGGCCGGATTTCTGGCCACGCAGCAGGGTTTTGATGAAACAGCGCTGCGACAGGCGGTTATTTATGGATGTGCCCTGGCGTCTTTTGTCGTCGAACGCTTTGGGCCAGAGCGCCTGCTGGGGCTTACGCCGGAAGAAATTGCGCGGCGTGTAGCAGCTTTCCGGCGCCTTACATTCTTTCCGAACGTCGATCTACAGACCCTCTTAGCTTTGTCCGGATCGGACCATGCAGCCTGA
- the folB gene encoding dihydroneopterin aldolase, which translates to MSAIPVAPGRSRGIVRLVNAVFYAHHGLTQEEHRIGGRYEVDVAMELNIDEAAQSDALEKTVDYEGVYRLVRKVVTGNKFYLIERLAYRIAHQVLEAFPIVEAIEVTVRKPNPPVGGACDRAEVTYSYRRVRP; encoded by the coding sequence TTGTCTGCTATTCCTGTAGCTCCAGGCCGGTCGCGAGGTATTGTGCGTCTGGTCAACGCCGTTTTTTACGCACACCATGGTCTTACCCAGGAGGAGCACCGTATCGGTGGGCGCTACGAAGTGGATGTGGCAATGGAGCTTAACATCGACGAAGCCGCGCAGTCCGATGCCCTGGAAAAGACGGTGGATTATGAGGGCGTTTATCGCCTGGTACGCAAGGTGGTCACGGGCAACAAGTTTTACCTGATTGAGCGGTTGGCCTATCGAATTGCGCACCAGGTACTGGAAGCTTTCCCGATCGTTGAAGCCATTGAAGTGACGGTGCGGAAGCCCAATCCTCCGGTGGGAGGAGCCTGCGACCGGGCTGAAGTGACCTACAGCTATCGCCGGGTCAGACCGTGA